The DNA window CTTCCTGGCCCTCTTCCATCCGAAGGACTTTCCGCTTGGTGCCCTCTTGCTGCTCGTGGTCCCTCTTCATCTGATGAAGCTTCCGCCTCTCCTTCAGATGCTCACGACGCTGCTGGCGGTCACCGCCCTCCGAGGCGCCGCCATCATCGTCGCCTTCCAGCAGGCCGTGGCTCCTCAGCAGCTCCTGGTCGACACAAAGGTACAGTATGAAACATGCCGGCCAATCAGAATGCTTCAAGCTCATCAGAGGCTTACCTTGAATTGTCGGCGCAGGTTGACCATCTCGTATAGACGCTGCTCCTCCAGGCCTCGCCTCCGGCACCACTTCCTGGAACCGCCGCCTCGCTCGCCCTTCACCTGTTTAAGCGCAGGTCGTTTCAGTAGGTACGACTGAGTAGAACTCACTTTCTTTACACTGTGGTTGTCGTGGAACCAAAGCCATGTGGTAAAAAGTTCCAGACAAACAATCTGTCCGTGTTTTCCCATCAATTACGGTACATTCCCAAcaatttcacttcatttttgTGGAAAATTGCCATTATTTTTCCAAACCCCAATGGCAACATATTGAGATGTTATTACCTCAAAACTGACATGATGACCTGATTTTGTTCCTAATTAGATAATGCAGGtgtttttatatgttatattgGTATCCGGATACCTCCACCCAGGCGTTGAAGGTGTTGAGCAGCGTGAAGGGGTCTCCCTGGTTGCAGTGTAGGGGCTGGCGAGCGGTGGTGCAGTCAGGGTTGTGCTGGGAGCTGCGGAGGAATGGTGACTGGACGCTGAGGGCGGCGGCCACCGTCAACACGGGTTCCACCAGGTTGAACAAGGAGCCCAGCACGAGCATCTTCCCTGAGGGACACACACTCAAGTCTCCATCACGTGTGTCCAGGATATTGATCACACCCTAAACTTGACATTCCGGAAGAATACCGATGACGACGTCGACCGGCAGCTGAGCCAGCAGAGTACCGATAGAGGTCAGCTCGCAGCGGTGGTCCAGTGCCCCCTGCTCCTTGAGGTAGGTAATTGCGGTCTGAATGCTGGCAGCGGGAGGAGGATCGATGAAGATGAAAGAAAGCGGATCTCCGAGTCCCATGCTCTTCATCTGCGGGAGCAAAGCGTGTCGGCGGACTCAGGTAAAAAAGGTGCGACCACAGCGCTGCTGTACTCTCCACACACCTGCAGGACCAGCGAGTCCAGCGCCACCCGGTGGATCTCGGGGACGGGGTAGGAAGCAAAGGCATCGTAGTCGGACTCGGCGTAGAGACGGTAGCACACACCGGGACCCGTGCGGCCGGCACGACCTTTCCTTTGCTCTGAGCTGGCTCGGCTGATCCAGAACTCCTGCAGGCGCTGCATCTTGGCCTTGGGGTCAAAACTCATCTCCTTCACCTTGCCTGGGAAAAACACACCACAAAAATACaccacattttcatttttaaaagtcaaGTCTTTTTAACTAGTAAAgtaaaaactataataatactaagtaaaaactataataataaatcatgcatATCTATGAACTGgatttggtatatttggtaaTTACTGATAATATAATGATACGACAAGTAtgatatcatataataattattattattattactattgctgCACGgcagcaactccaaattgtccataggtatgaatgtgagtgtgaatggttgtttgtctatatgtgccctgtgattggctggccaccagtccagggtgtacaccgcctctcgcccgaagacagctgggataggctccagcaccaccgcgtgaggataagcggtagaaaatgaatgaatgaatatggtgAAATCATTAAGACTGTTGTTTGGTGATTTATTCCGAACAAtactcaaaaacagcagatgttATATAGGTTACAttaatttcaatattaatacaattcATCAATAggaattttataataaataaaaagtaaatatataaaagcaaataataaagtaaatacaaataaaaaattgtatactctataataaaatatataaaataaattaaaaaataaaactatgcatttttacattcataatactgttattgacattttataatatttaaagatTCTAATTTTTAATATTCAAACAGCTCACATATAACGTTTACTATACAGGCAATTTTATgatgaaattaatgaaatgtatttatgcattcatccattttctatgccgcttatcctcacaagggtcatgggcatGCGGGAGCCtttcctagctgtctttgggcgagaggcagggtacactctggactggtggccagccaatcacagggcacatatagacaaacaaccattcacactcacattcatacctatggacaatttggagttgctgccatgcagcaataataataactattatgataTGATATCATACTTGTCGTATCATTATATTATCAGTagtacctatggataatttggagtcaccaattaacctagcatgtttttgggaggaaaccggagtacccggagaaaacccacgcatgcacgggtagaacatgcaaactccacacagagatgccaagcggaaAATCaaacagagaatcgaacccaagtcttcccaatctccagactgtgtggcGTACGTGAAAACCTctcaaccaccgtgctgcccgCAATGTAtttatcaattcattcattttctaccgcttatcctcacgagggtcgcgggggtgctggagcctatcccagctgtcttcgggcgagaggcggggtacaccctggactggttgccagccaatcacacggcagcAATGTATTTATAACATTTAGTATTCAATAACAGTAAGAATACACtcaatgcttaaaaaaaataaaatgactacTACTTGTAACATTGAGTAATGAAAGCTAAATATCCCAAAACAAATCCCATGTGAATGAGTCTAAAAATGTACTAGTGTGTATTTTTTCTTACCCGAGTCGACAACAAAGCGTACTCCATCGATGGTGACTGAGGTCTCGGCGATGTTGGTAGAGATGATACACTTCCTGACGCCGGGTGGCGCTATGTCGAACACCTATCCATGATGTCAGGACACACGTTTAACGGAGCTCCACTATCATGTTTCAtagctgcacgagtgctacctTGTCCTGCTGAGCCAGGGAAAGCGTGCTGTGCAGCGGCAGCACGATCCAGCGCCGTGTGTGAGTGGCATAAACTTGACACGCCTCCTGGATGGTGCCGATCTCGGCCACGCCGCTGAGAAAAACGAGTAGGTCGCCGCGCTCCTCCGGCGGGTAGCGCTGATCGATGCCCTGCAGGATGCGCAGGTAAGGCCGAGGGTCCATCTTCTCCGAGCGGGACGGCTGCTCCTCCTGGGGGATGGGCTGATAAATCACCTGAGAGGGTCATTTGAAAAGACGAGTCATTATAGATACACAGGTATAGAGGATGATACCGTTTGAGCCCCCTCCCCCATGCCTCTGGTGTGCCCACCTGTATGGGGAAGAGCCTTCCTGGCACCTGCAGCACAGGAGCGCCGCCAAAATAGTCGGAGAAGAGGTTGATGTTGATGGTGGCCGACATGAGGATGAGGCGCAAGTCGGAGCGCTCGGCCAGCAGGGTGCGCAGGACGcccaacaggaagtcacagtGGAGGTGTCGCTCGTGCACCTCGTCCACAATCAGCACCTGGTACTGCTCCAGCGTCTTCTCCTGCTGGATCTGCCTGAGGAGCAGGCCCTCGGTCAGGAAGATCAGCTTGGTGGCGGTGGTCCGCGTGGTCTCAAAGCGGATCTGGTAGCCCACCTGGCAAAACATTGACTCATGTTTAGACTGGAAATGCAATGACTGAAGAATAACATGAAGAAatgttatgaatatatataaatatgcagtatataatCATAAAGGTATAGTGTGACAAGTTAAAGTGGAAAAGTGTAATGCTAaccatagaaaataaaaagtttaacaATGACtattacaagtaaaaaaaaggaCTTGGTGGTCCGGGACAAACCTTTGAGCCATACTGGTTGAGACTTTCATAGCTGACCCTCTTGGCCAGGGAAATGCAGGCAATACGCCGGGGCTGGGTGCAGGCTATGTTTGTGAATCCGGCAGAGAGGAGATACTGGGGTACCTGAGTGGACTTCCCGCATCCTGTGTCCccagccaccaccaccaccgggTGCCGCCTCACCATCTCCACTATGCGGTCTCGGTACTGGTAGATGGG is part of the Doryrhamphus excisus isolate RoL2022-K1 chromosome 8, RoL_Dexc_1.0, whole genome shotgun sequence genome and encodes:
- the dhx34 gene encoding probable ATP-dependent RNA helicase DHX34, with protein sequence MDVNGRVYSRSWDWDSPHCRAQLDDIFFRPNDYIQAGSPEHKDFWAFFDRFQRFKVKRDMCGPGPSPEDSRGRVQSGSLDLPKEYDARYRINVSVCTKDIEERLGRSHPNHKRDPSGPGRQHISDFRLALLHFLDFSQRQSFSKLAKLRREQKNLPIYQYRDRIVEMVRRHPVVVVAGDTGCGKSTQVPQYLLSAGFTNIACTQPRRIACISLAKRVSYESLNQYGSKVGYQIRFETTRTTATKLIFLTEGLLLRQIQQEKTLEQYQVLIVDEVHERHLHCDFLLGVLRTLLAERSDLRLILMSATININLFSDYFGGAPVLQVPGRLFPIQVIYQPIPQEEQPSRSEKMDPRPYLRILQGIDQRYPPEERGDLLVFLSGVAEIGTIQEACQVYATHTRRWIVLPLHSTLSLAQQDKVFDIAPPGVRKCIISTNIAETSVTIDGVRFVVDSGKVKEMSFDPKAKMQRLQEFWISRASSEQRKGRAGRTGPGVCYRLYAESDYDAFASYPVPEIHRVALDSLVLQMKSMGLGDPLSFIFIDPPPAASIQTAITYLKEQGALDHRCELTSIGTLLAQLPVDVVIGKMLVLGSLFNLVEPVLTVAAALSVQSPFLRSSQHNPDCTTARQPLHCNQGDPFTLLNTFNAWVEVKGERGGGSRKWCRRRGLEEQRLYEMVNLRRQFKELLRSHGLLEGDDDGGASEGGDRQQRREHLKERRKLHQMKRDHEQQEGTKRKVLRMEEGQEGEFSSGSDTEETGRRRSRKKTKEESGANVDIQEVKFKLRHNVSELRDAVSASQDLSSRQQALLKLLLCRGLYPQLALPDEHNATRKDTEQVFHTKNKHGIVIHPTSVFASDPEVLHVPQDDVRDVGPDRRDSSKHQLLAFVTLLETNRPYLSNCVRVPALQALLLVANTVDTNADCSRLVVDGWLELQLKEPEEALKVLSNALNLRAEWERLLLAQLGQSPTGVSHKATGKLGERLVRFLLYNEISYSLQRLSALQTQNLYVGPQAESDACLGTAAAVNPLFPGTEAKPDPVKGGLRVTSFFTYNCLADSRDLYSECLRTFWNCPHCDLHMPLTPLERMQHETTCRPAGEQQDEGEDGGKPVSSSSSRSSLSRVYHCDVCNEDLILTSTEILKHKRQHMYSAK